One stretch of Streptomyces sp. 135 DNA includes these proteins:
- a CDS encoding Tn3 family transposase, which produces MHLIESQFRHLMKVAVSVRKGAISSSTLFKRLRSDSKKNATYAASARSAG; this is translated from the coding sequence GTGCACCTGATCGAGTCCCAGTTCCGCCACCTGATGAAGGTCGCCGTCTCCGTACGAAAGGGGGCGATCTCCTCGTCCACGCTGTTCAAGCGGCTGCGCTCGGACTCCAAGAAGAACGCCACCTACGCCGCCTCCGCGAGGTCGGCCGGGTGA
- a CDS encoding ThiF family adenylyltransferase encodes MFTALLARDPDLSRLLDNGFDIVVHAGHIVVRHIPYVTENRAVEYGFLTYPVTVSGDRLVSGTDHRIWFGGSTPCTEHGRPLPLANPETRVVAEGMQANFMLSSKPSPNGYPDEHTKITAYTRIIADHAHALNPSVTPTPGAAWQEIEDDSPFVYRDTATSRAGIATVNHRFRGHSIVIVGLGGSGSYILDQVAKTEVDSILLIDGDTFENHNAFRAPGAPTLDTLRDRPPKATYFASVYSNMHQGVTACAQYLDEDNLDLLNGATFVFLASDDAASKPAIMDWLEAHDVPFIDVGMGIEEIDGRLSGLLRVTTSLPGRRDTARHRVPRPAPKRDAYARNIQTADLNALNAILAVIRWKRSIGVYADATDESHTTYSLITNEIANEDLR; translated from the coding sequence ATGTTTACCGCACTTCTCGCTCGTGACCCCGACCTCTCCCGCCTGCTCGACAACGGCTTCGACATCGTCGTTCACGCCGGTCACATCGTCGTGCGGCATATCCCATACGTCACCGAGAACCGCGCCGTCGAGTACGGATTCCTCACCTATCCCGTGACCGTCAGCGGAGACCGCCTGGTCTCCGGCACCGACCACCGCATCTGGTTCGGCGGGTCCACGCCGTGCACCGAGCACGGCCGCCCCCTGCCCCTCGCCAATCCGGAGACCCGGGTGGTCGCCGAGGGTATGCAGGCGAACTTCATGCTCTCCAGCAAGCCCAGCCCGAACGGGTATCCCGACGAGCACACGAAGATCACCGCGTACACGCGGATCATCGCCGACCACGCGCACGCGCTCAATCCTTCGGTGACCCCCACCCCCGGGGCAGCGTGGCAGGAGATCGAGGACGACAGCCCCTTCGTCTACCGGGACACAGCCACCTCCCGCGCCGGCATCGCGACCGTCAACCACCGGTTTCGAGGTCACAGCATCGTGATCGTCGGTCTCGGGGGAAGCGGTAGCTACATCCTCGACCAGGTGGCCAAGACCGAAGTCGACTCCATCCTCCTCATCGACGGCGACACCTTCGAGAACCACAACGCCTTCCGAGCGCCTGGCGCCCCCACCCTCGACACCTTGCGTGACCGTCCGCCCAAGGCCACCTACTTCGCCTCGGTGTACTCGAACATGCACCAGGGCGTGACCGCCTGCGCGCAGTACCTCGACGAGGACAACCTGGACCTGCTCAACGGAGCGACGTTCGTATTCCTCGCTTCCGACGACGCGGCCAGCAAGCCTGCGATCATGGACTGGCTCGAAGCCCACGACGTGCCGTTCATCGACGTCGGCATGGGCATCGAAGAGATAGACGGCCGTCTCAGCGGACTGCTGCGCGTCACCACGAGCCTTCCGGGCCGCCGTGACACAGCCCGTCACCGCGTCCCGCGACCGGCACCCAAACGCGATGCCTACGCACGGAACATTCAGACCGCGGACCTCAACGCGCTCAACGCCATCCTGGCCGTCATCCGCTGGAAACGCTCCATCGGCGTCTACGCCGACGCCACCGACGAGAGCCACACCACGTACTCGCTGATCACCAACGAGATCGCCAACGAGGATCTGCGGTGA
- a CDS encoding transposase, which produces MIRTVQLLRYLSDPALRRRVTAATNKTEAFNGFSQWIGFGNQGVIVDNDPVEQEKAMKCNALLTNAVIFHNALDIAGSCGSCWTRAGRSSRRTWPTSRHI; this is translated from the coding sequence GTGATCCGCACCGTGCAGTTGCTGCGCTACCTGTCCGATCCGGCGCTTCGCCGGCGGGTGACCGCGGCGACGAACAAGACCGAAGCGTTCAACGGCTTCTCGCAGTGGATCGGCTTCGGCAACCAAGGGGTCATCGTGGACAACGACCCCGTCGAGCAGGAGAAGGCGATGAAGTGCAACGCCCTGCTCACCAACGCGGTCATCTTCCACAACGCCCTGGACATCGCGGGATCGTGCGGCAGTTGCTGGACGAGGGCCGGACGATCGAGCCGGAGGACCTGGCCCACATCTCGC
- a CDS encoding ImmA/IrrE family metallo-endopeptidase, whose translation MREVAQEEGTGLGLGPTDPLDPYVLAEEHGIDVYTLEGLQEFEMTVAALHHFTVSSSSAWSAALVPLGTARVIVENESHIPVRRRSNIAHELGHFLLEHSFDGVILGEDHKRQFNPEQEKQATFMAGELLVPLAAAERMAFDGWDNARVAAAYGVSEQFAQMQMKGQRVRAQRAAQKYGFKSPVGRARP comes from the coding sequence ATGCGCGAGGTCGCACAGGAGGAAGGCACCGGGCTCGGTCTGGGGCCCACCGACCCGCTCGACCCGTATGTCTTGGCCGAGGAGCACGGCATCGACGTGTACACCCTTGAAGGCCTCCAGGAGTTCGAGATGACCGTCGCCGCACTCCACCACTTCACGGTGAGCAGTTCCTCGGCCTGGTCAGCTGCCTTGGTGCCGCTCGGGACGGCACGGGTGATCGTCGAGAACGAGTCCCACATACCCGTCCGCCGCCGCTCCAACATTGCCCATGAGCTCGGCCACTTCCTGCTGGAGCACTCCTTCGACGGCGTGATTCTTGGTGAGGATCACAAGCGGCAGTTCAATCCGGAGCAGGAGAAGCAGGCCACGTTCATGGCCGGCGAACTGTTGGTGCCTCTGGCGGCAGCCGAGCGCATGGCGTTCGACGGCTGGGACAACGCGCGCGTTGCGGCTGCCTACGGGGTCAGTGAGCAGTTCGCGCAGATGCAGATGAAAGGGCAGCGGGTGCGGGCACAGCGGGCAGCGCAGAAGTACGGCTTCAAGTCACCTGTGGGGCGCGCCCGGCCGTGA
- a CDS encoding helix-turn-helix domain-containing protein, whose translation MDVQALHAALDAARAEKGLSWRQLAKDLGVSASTISRMANGLKPDVTAFAAMTTWLRMPAETFYVTPQDGSVGEEPELVASLVPLLRARSDLSGDDVAYLEEVISAAARRFRAERESRSS comes from the coding sequence GTGGACGTGCAGGCTCTGCACGCAGCGCTGGATGCGGCGCGCGCGGAGAAGGGGCTGTCATGGAGACAGCTCGCCAAGGACCTCGGCGTGAGCGCCTCGACCATCTCCCGCATGGCCAACGGGCTGAAACCGGACGTCACCGCGTTCGCGGCCATGACGACATGGCTGCGCATGCCGGCGGAGACCTTCTACGTGACACCGCAGGACGGATCCGTCGGGGAAGAACCTGAGTTGGTGGCGTCGCTCGTTCCTCTTCTCCGGGCGCGCAGCGATCTCAGTGGCGACGACGTCGCGTACCTCGAAGAGGTGATCAGTGCCGCCGCACGGCGGTTCCGCGCGGAACGTGAATCCCGGAGCAGCTGA
- a CDS encoding multiubiquitin domain-containing protein, protein MPQDNHGPAPVTIVVNTRPHTWEAKEITYEQVVELAYPGQPPNDQDTYTVRYSRGHDGHGTGSLTAGHSVRVKKEMVFDVYRTSRS, encoded by the coding sequence ATGCCTCAGGACAACCACGGGCCCGCGCCCGTCACGATCGTCGTCAACACCCGCCCGCACACCTGGGAGGCTAAGGAGATCACCTATGAGCAGGTCGTCGAGCTCGCCTACCCCGGCCAGCCGCCGAACGACCAGGACACCTACACCGTCCGCTACAGCCGCGGGCACGACGGACACGGAACGGGCAGCCTCACGGCCGGCCACAGCGTCCGAGTGAAGAAGGAGATGGTCTTCGATGTTTACCGCACTTCTCGCTCGTGA